AGTTAGATGGAATTGTTACAATGGAGCAATGCCGTCTCTTGCTTATGTAAAGCCGGTTCCTGGCTTTAAAACTGACGCTAACTCCCAATACACAGGTGCAACTGCAAACTGCCAGGCAACTAATGGAAGTATAATCAACAAAGCAATGAGCATCATCTGCACCTATTCAAACCAAGCAAACAATGGTACGATGAATCCAAATGACGCAATGTATAAGGCAGGAGAGGCCGTATACACATGGGTAAGGGACGCAAAGAGTTATGCATACTATTACAATACTCAGTATGGTGCATACAGTGCAATTTTTGAAGTGAGTGCAATTAACTGCTGTGATCATACTCATGCTGAAAATGCACTTGCCAGATCTGTTGGGATTCCTGCACAATATCGCCATGCAAATTGTCAGTTTTCCAGTGGTGTGTACGGACATGTCTGGGGCTACTTCTACATCAATGGCAGAGGCTGGATTGATACCGATGCAATCAAAAAAGATGGGTATTTTGGCTATCACTATCCAATTGTAGAGTACAAGGGTACCTACTATGAGTTGCCGTTTGTTATAGAGGGCTATCACCAAAACCATGTTATACCCTTTTCGCTTTTCTTACCCTCATGTATAAGGTATTTGTAACCAGAAAAATCCCAGAGGAAGGCATGAGAATTCTGGAGAAAGAGTGCAAAGTTGAAGTATTCCCAGCAGAGCGGGTTCCAACAAAGGCAGAGATTATTGCAGGTGCAAGAGATAAGGATGGTTTACTCTGCCTCCTCACAGATACAATTGATGCTGAGGTAATTGATGCCTGTCCCAAGCTCAGGGCAATTTCAACATATTCTGCTGGCATCAACCACATTGATGTTGCCCATGCCACAAAAAAAGGAATAATTGTGACCAATGCTCCTTCTGCTCTCACAGAAACCACTGCGGACCTTGCTTTTGGACTTCTTCTCGCAATTGCAAGGCGAATCCCAGAAGGAGATCGGCTGATGCGTAGACGGGAATTCACTGGCTGGGCACCAACGCTCTTGCTTGGTACTGATGTGCATGGTAGCACTATAGGAATCATAGGAGCCGGGAAGATTGGGACAGCGGTTGCAAGAAGGGCAAAGGGCTTTGGCATGGAAATCCTTTATTCGAGTAGGAAGCCAAACAAAGAGATTGAGGAGATGGGTGGAATAAAGCTTGAAGTTGATGACCTTGTGCGAGAGGCAGATTTTGTCACCTTGCATGTTCCTCTGACACCTGAGACCTATCACCTCATCGATGAGCAAAGGATTAGAATGATGAAAAAGACCGCTTATTTGATTAATACAGCAAGAGGGCAGTGCGTTGATGAGAAAGCCCTGGTTAAATGCCTGAAAGAAGGTGTGATTGCGGGTGCAGCACTGGATGTGTATGAGTTTGAGCCGGCTGTTACAGAGGAACTTTATGAAATGGAGAATGTTGTGCTGCTTCCCCACATCGGAAGCGCAACTACCAGAACAAGAACAAACATGGCAGTTATGGCTGCGACCCAGCTTCTGAAGGCACTGAAAGGAGAAACTCCAGAGCAAATTGTAAATCCCGAAGTTTTAGAGAAGAAATCGTAGCCGTTTTCATCCAAGAAAACCTATTTCTAATTAAATGTGTTCCCGCACCCATGGACATTCCTCTCCTCGGAAGAGAAAAAGAACTGAAAATTATCAAAACAGGACTGGAAGACGCAAAGTCGGGAAGAGGAAGAATTTATTTTATTACTGGCGCTTCTGGTATCGGAAAGACCCGCTTAATCCATGAGGTCTGCAGAATTGCCCAGAATCTTGGCTATGCTGTGCTTTCTGGAAATTGTATTGATGAAAAGGGTAGCCCATTTCTTCCGATAAATGATGCTCTCGCAAAAATAACAAGGGAGATTGAACCATTCTATACTCCAATTGGCCTTTCTGGGATTGAACAATCACCGCTGTATTCAACAAACCCGCTTCGGGAACAAACCAGAATTTT
The genomic region above belongs to Thermoplasmata archaeon and contains:
- a CDS encoding D-glycerate dehydrogenase translates to MYKVFVTRKIPEEGMRILEKECKVEVFPAERVPTKAEIIAGARDKDGLLCLLTDTIDAEVIDACPKLRAISTYSAGINHIDVAHATKKGIIVTNAPSALTETTADLAFGLLLAIARRIPEGDRLMRRREFTGWAPTLLLGTDVHGSTIGIIGAGKIGTAVARRAKGFGMEILYSSRKPNKEIEEMGGIKLEVDDLVREADFVTLHVPLTPETYHLIDEQRIRMMKKTAYLINTARGQCVDEKALVKCLKEGVIAGAALDVYEFEPAVTEELYEMENVVLLPHIGSATTRTRTNMAVMAATQLLKALKGETPEQIVNPEVLEKKS